From the genome of Haloterrigena sp. KLK7, one region includes:
- a CDS encoding chemotaxis protein CheW, which produces MASSVNRDGDDDRISVLTFTLEGDRYCVRAASVASVLGVGDDRSVATADDPWNAGTVSVAGDRIRVVDLPRAFASSVRTTSRVEEPKLLVFRLTDADDAYVGWLVDDVDVTRTVRASDLEPTPTSSRIAHVKGRLEIDGDEVVWLDERAIHG; this is translated from the coding sequence ATGGCATCGTCCGTAAACCGAGACGGCGACGACGATCGAATCTCCGTGCTCACGTTTACCCTCGAGGGCGACCGGTACTGCGTCCGGGCCGCCTCCGTGGCCTCCGTCCTCGGCGTCGGAGACGACCGGTCCGTCGCGACGGCCGACGATCCGTGGAACGCCGGAACCGTCTCCGTCGCCGGCGACCGCATCCGGGTCGTCGACCTCCCCCGAGCGTTCGCCTCGTCCGTCCGGACGACCAGCCGGGTCGAGGAACCGAAACTGCTCGTCTTTCGGCTGACCGACGCCGACGACGCGTACGTCGGCTGGCTCGTCGACGACGTCGACGTCACGCGGACCGTCCGGGCGAGCGACCTCGAGCCGACGCCGACGAGCAGCCGGATCGCCCACGTCAAGGGACGGCTCGAGATCGACGGCGACGAGGTCGTCTGGCTCGACGAACGAGCGATCCACGGCTGA
- a CDS encoding chemotaxis protein CheW gives MTPDLSEKLLGIDIDDADGSRRPDGSETDETQDELEQFVVFGLGDHRLAVPVAAVRTLAEVPDEFTRVPRAPPAIEGMVDLRGEITAVIDPGVHFPDVERAATAGRERLLVLDRPSDQQSAAVHVDDVIGVETIPESDIVDETTVEESRLSGDALDHPLVVALFETEREPADVGRSVAGAGTESGSQGSATAIGADSGGGSSTLSATRGTVPDGTDDAAGNSFALESAESEATDDADDGDADRTADAESTREVVVEATPVLDVESLLLASGQRE, from the coding sequence ATGACCCCGGATCTCTCCGAAAAGCTTCTCGGAATCGATATCGACGACGCCGACGGGAGTCGGCGACCGGACGGCAGCGAGACGGACGAAACCCAGGACGAACTCGAGCAGTTCGTCGTCTTCGGACTGGGTGACCACCGGCTCGCGGTACCGGTCGCGGCCGTGCGGACGCTCGCGGAAGTTCCCGACGAATTCACCCGTGTCCCGCGCGCGCCGCCGGCGATCGAGGGCATGGTGGACCTGCGCGGGGAGATCACGGCCGTGATCGATCCGGGCGTTCATTTCCCGGACGTCGAGCGCGCGGCCACCGCGGGGCGCGAACGATTGCTCGTGCTCGACCGCCCGTCCGACCAGCAGTCCGCCGCGGTACACGTCGACGACGTGATCGGCGTCGAGACGATTCCCGAGAGCGATATCGTCGACGAGACGACCGTAGAGGAGAGCCGACTCTCCGGCGATGCGCTCGACCACCCGCTGGTCGTCGCGCTCTTCGAAACGGAGCGAGAACCCGCCGACGTCGGCCGGTCCGTCGCTGGGGCCGGGACTGAGAGCGGATCGCAGGGTAGCGCGACGGCGATCGGTGCCGACAGCGGCGGCGGAAGTAGTACGCTGTCGGCCACACGAGGGACGGTTCCGGACGGAACCGATGACGCGGCCGGGAACTCGTTCGCGCTCGAGTCCGCGGAGTCGGAAGCGACGGACGACGCCGACGACGGAGACGCGGACCGAACGGCGGACGCGGAGTCGACGCGAGAGGTCGTCGTCGAGGCGACCCCCGTGCTGGACGTCGAGAGCCTCCTGTTGGCGTCCGGACAGCGCGAGTAG
- the cheY gene encoding chemotaxis protein CheY, with product MSTGVLIVDDSHFMRNLLRQILEQDYRILGEASNGAEAVKLYKEHDPDIVMMDIVMPKCNGIKATAAIKKIDPDARVIMCTSVGQREKMKLAVKAGADGYVTKPFEEPSVRKALTDVAAA from the coding sequence ATGTCGACAGGGGTGCTCATCGTGGACGACTCTCATTTTATGCGGAACTTACTGCGCCAGATATTGGAACAGGATTACCGCATTCTCGGAGAAGCGTCCAACGGCGCCGAAGCAGTCAAACTGTACAAAGAACACGACCCCGATATCGTCATGATGGATATCGTGATGCCCAAGTGTAACGGCATCAAGGCGACCGCGGCGATCAAGAAGATCGATCCGGACGCCCGAGTTATCATGTGTACGAGTGTCGGACAGCGTGAGAAAATGAAACTCGCCGTGAAGGCTGGTGCGGACGGCTACGTTACGAAACCGTTCGAAGAACCCAGCGTCAGAAAGGCCCTCACCGACGTCGCCGCTGCATGA
- the cheB gene encoding chemotaxis-specific protein-glutamate methyltransferase CheB, whose amino-acid sequence MTRVLVVDDSGFMRTVIGNALTEAGYDVETATNGSEAIEAVAAYDPDVVTMDVEMPELGGIDAVERIMATNPTLILMLSVHTEEGTEATLDALERGAVDFLHKPDGADGRTVSHLTDDVVAKVDELADANVSSIALARASAAAYATRSNQEAATGRAVAGSGSDTRVGSGGGPRASPDGPAVGRRTGTELDDFPPVELEGDYAADPTVVLGASTGGPKIVERLFEQVPIELDAKVLVVQHMPAGFTERFAERLDTRSEYDVREAADGESVRPGEAVIAPGDAHMEVRSNVNGRLRVRLDDGERLHGVRPAIDVTMRTAAERVTDPLCGAVLTGMGRDGADGIEAIHAAGGRTIAQDEATSPVFGIPCQAIQTGCVDEIAPAPDLVQAIVDAFDTDGETDD is encoded by the coding sequence ATGACGCGAGTACTCGTTGTCGACGACTCGGGGTTTATGCGGACAGTCATCGGCAACGCGCTTACCGAGGCTGGCTACGACGTGGAGACGGCCACGAACGGTTCGGAAGCGATCGAAGCGGTGGCGGCGTACGACCCGGACGTCGTCACGATGGACGTCGAAATGCCGGAGCTCGGCGGTATCGATGCCGTCGAGCGGATCATGGCGACGAATCCGACGCTGATTCTCATGCTCAGCGTCCACACTGAGGAGGGCACGGAAGCCACGCTCGACGCGCTCGAGCGCGGCGCCGTCGATTTCCTTCACAAACCGGACGGAGCCGACGGGCGAACCGTCTCGCACCTGACCGACGACGTCGTCGCGAAGGTCGACGAACTCGCCGACGCGAACGTCTCGTCGATCGCACTCGCCCGCGCCTCGGCCGCCGCCTACGCGACGAGATCAAATCAAGAGGCCGCGACCGGCCGGGCGGTCGCCGGTTCCGGAAGCGATACGCGGGTCGGATCCGGCGGCGGTCCCCGGGCATCGCCGGACGGTCCGGCGGTCGGTCGTCGCACCGGGACCGAACTCGACGACTTTCCGCCGGTCGAACTCGAGGGCGACTACGCGGCCGATCCGACCGTCGTCCTCGGCGCCTCGACCGGCGGTCCGAAGATCGTCGAACGGCTCTTCGAACAGGTACCGATCGAGCTCGATGCGAAGGTGCTGGTCGTCCAGCACATGCCCGCCGGCTTCACCGAGCGCTTCGCCGAGAGGCTCGATACGCGAAGCGAGTACGACGTCCGCGAGGCCGCCGACGGCGAATCCGTCCGTCCCGGCGAGGCGGTGATCGCTCCCGGCGACGCCCACATGGAGGTCCGAAGCAACGTCAACGGGCGCCTCCGCGTCCGACTCGACGACGGGGAGCGGCTTCACGGCGTGCGTCCGGCGATCGACGTGACGATGCGAACGGCCGCCGAGCGGGTCACTGATCCGCTCTGCGGCGCCGTCCTGACCGGAATGGGACGGGACGGGGCGGACGGAATCGAAGCGATCCACGCCGCTGGCGGACGGACCATCGCACAGGACGAAGCGACGAGTCCGGTCTTTGGCATCCCCTGTCAGGCGATTCAAACGGGCTGTGTCGACGAAATCGCGCCCGCCCCGGATCTCGTTCAGGCGATCGTCGACGCGTTCGATACGGACGGTGAGACCGATGACTGA